The proteins below are encoded in one region of Alistipes indistinctus YIT 12060:
- a CDS encoding outer membrane beta-barrel protein: MRSLFTILLATALAIPAPRAQAQNASDLTLKGRTVNDKGAVVDYATVSVSSVQDSTKTYGTVGDDKGAFEVRLPRGDYRLKISFMGYENLERQIELNSDTDLGDLTMHPSAVTLDEVVVTGNIITREADRFIVNLANTPLAIGRDGKEIMSLAPGVWISEKGEISVNGRKGTRVMVNDRLLRETGEDLLAYLQNLKAEDILKIEVIPYAGAEYDADMTSGIIKITLKKQRNDGMEGSATMRYGHSLVNDMTWYLQPAVNLKYRNNKLSLYTDFSLNRNKSGNTVSGINQFHTGDQVTQTSGGKLYNLGSYKTLRVGGVYDIDDRQSVGLEVNYTHSPSTGNNRNDLTMQSGDEVTDVQSLYLSDNLNYRISVSGNYILNLDTLGSTFKLLLDYNRRNGDDHSDYHSLYSGFRNLDSTYRSDIITLNNIYSATADFDIALSKVSKLTTGIKYTNNGMDNSTLYEYLKNESWHKIGALTNLNKYNENISALYAKFSTRFKNNFALSLGLRGEYTYAVPSTSSTVITDKQNYFGLFPNANLSMPLNKKQSQMLILGYSRKIQRPWFWALNPFRRPLSEYSYIEGNPRLTPAYTNEVNLTWVFAHKYSLSFGTQLTKDNIQQILVTDPTNPDAIVYRFENMPHMNLWFVNLSVPAQITKWWQMTFNATGINFRSKLSGQPITIQNSIMGNMDNTFTIHKEKKWYVDLGGNYQSPIAVGNIRMGHYYTINGGLKHTFAKDRMTMSIYVNDIFNSGTVRVTGTDPSVTNVSVMQGSFRRLGISLRYNFKAGKKIKVKNVQSGAGDEQSRLSGGASAPGGGN; encoded by the coding sequence ATGAGATCACTGTTCACCATCCTGCTGGCCACCGCACTGGCGATTCCGGCGCCACGGGCACAGGCCCAGAATGCATCCGACCTGACATTGAAAGGCCGCACCGTCAATGACAAAGGGGCGGTAGTCGACTATGCCACCGTATCGGTAAGTTCGGTACAGGATTCCACAAAAACGTACGGCACGGTCGGAGACGACAAGGGGGCTTTCGAAGTCAGACTTCCCCGGGGAGACTACCGGCTGAAAATATCTTTCATGGGATACGAAAATCTCGAACGACAGATCGAACTGAACTCCGATACCGACCTGGGCGATCTGACGATGCACCCGTCCGCCGTCACGCTCGATGAAGTTGTGGTGACCGGGAACATCATCACCCGTGAAGCAGACCGTTTCATAGTCAATCTGGCCAACACTCCGCTGGCTATCGGACGCGACGGCAAAGAGATCATGTCGCTGGCGCCGGGTGTATGGATCAGTGAAAAGGGGGAGATCTCGGTCAACGGACGCAAAGGCACCCGCGTGATGGTAAACGACCGTCTGCTGCGGGAAACGGGCGAAGACCTGCTTGCCTATTTGCAAAACCTGAAAGCGGAGGATATCCTGAAAATCGAGGTCATCCCTTATGCCGGAGCGGAATACGACGCCGACATGACCTCGGGCATCATCAAGATCACGCTCAAAAAACAGCGCAACGACGGCATGGAGGGCTCGGCCACCATGCGTTACGGACACTCGCTGGTCAACGACATGACCTGGTACCTGCAGCCCGCCGTGAATCTCAAATACCGCAACAACAAACTGAGCCTTTACACCGACTTTTCACTGAACCGCAACAAGTCCGGCAACACGGTCTCAGGAATAAATCAATTCCATACCGGCGACCAAGTCACACAAACCTCCGGCGGGAAACTGTACAACCTGGGCTCCTACAAAACACTCCGGGTAGGCGGGGTGTACGACATCGACGATCGCCAAAGCGTCGGATTGGAGGTCAATTACACGCATTCGCCTTCCACAGGCAATAACCGGAACGACCTGACGATGCAAAGCGGCGACGAGGTGACCGACGTCCAAAGCCTCTACCTGAGCGACAACCTCAATTACCGGATCAGCGTTTCGGGCAACTACATCCTCAATCTCGACACGCTCGGCTCGACATTCAAACTGCTGCTGGACTACAACCGCCGCAACGGGGACGACCATTCGGACTACCACAGCCTCTATTCGGGTTTCCGAAACCTCGACTCGACCTATCGCAGCGATATCATTACGCTCAACAATATCTACTCGGCCACAGCCGATTTCGACATCGCCCTGAGCAAAGTATCGAAACTCACCACCGGCATCAAATACACGAACAACGGGATGGATAACTCGACTTTGTACGAATACCTGAAAAACGAATCATGGCACAAAATCGGCGCGCTGACCAACCTGAACAAATACAATGAAAACATCAGCGCGCTCTACGCGAAGTTCTCGACCCGCTTCAAAAACAACTTTGCCCTGTCGCTGGGCCTGCGCGGCGAGTATACCTATGCCGTTCCGTCGACCAGTAGTACCGTGATTACCGACAAGCAAAACTATTTCGGCTTGTTCCCGAACGCGAACCTGTCGATGCCGCTGAACAAAAAGCAGAGCCAGATGCTTATCCTCGGTTACAGCCGCAAAATCCAGCGGCCGTGGTTTTGGGCGCTGAATCCGTTCCGCAGGCCTCTTTCCGAATATTCGTATATCGAAGGCAATCCCAGGCTTACTCCCGCCTACACGAACGAAGTCAACCTCACTTGGGTCTTCGCCCATAAATACAGCCTGAGCTTCGGTACGCAGCTCACCAAAGACAACATCCAGCAGATTCTGGTAACCGACCCGACCAATCCCGACGCGATCGTTTACCGGTTCGAGAACATGCCGCACATGAACCTGTGGTTCGTAAACCTCAGCGTACCGGCCCAGATCACCAAATGGTGGCAGATGACGTTCAACGCGACGGGAATCAATTTCCGTTCGAAACTGTCGGGGCAGCCCATCACCATCCAAAACAGTATTATGGGCAATATGGACAACACATTCACCATTCATAAGGAGAAAAAATGGTACGTCGACCTGGGCGGCAACTACCAGTCACCGATAGCCGTCGGCAATATCCGCATGGGACATTACTATACGATTAACGGCGGACTCAAGCATACTTTCGCCAAAGACCGCATGACCATGAGCATCTATGTAAACGACATATTCAACTCCGGAACCGTACGGGTAACCGGAACCGATCCGTCGGTCACGAACGTATCCGTCATGCAGGGCAGCTTCCGCAGGCTCGGCATCTCATTGCGCTACAATTTCAAGGCAGGTAAGAAAATCAAGGTCAAGAACGTTCAATCCGGAGCCGGAGACGAACAGTCGAGGCTTTCGGGCGGAGCCAGCGCGCCCGGCGGCGGCAATTGA
- a CDS encoding PspC domain-containing protein codes for MKKTLQVNIGGRPFIIDEDAYLTLRQYLDEVGIRLDGSESSEVMEDIETRIADLFQETLSSRIQVVNLDAVRHAIAILGSAKEFGEPIRQTTPDSVGEQQPPSPTVKKRFYRSRYDRMLGGVCGGIARYYDLDPLLVRIITLVLGVFTGLAILPYIILWIVAPMEPRQITEGTDLKDQ; via the coding sequence ATGAAAAAAACACTGCAAGTGAACATAGGAGGCCGCCCCTTCATCATCGATGAAGACGCATACCTGACTCTCCGGCAATACCTCGACGAGGTAGGCATCCGGCTGGACGGATCGGAGAGCAGCGAGGTGATGGAGGATATCGAGACCCGGATCGCCGACCTGTTCCAGGAAACCCTCTCGTCACGCATTCAGGTCGTCAACCTCGATGCCGTACGCCACGCTATTGCCATCCTGGGCAGTGCCAAAGAGTTCGGCGAACCCATCCGTCAAACCACCCCGGACTCCGTCGGGGAGCAACAACCCCCATCCCCGACTGTCAAAAAACGGTTTTACCGCAGCCGTTACGACCGGATGCTGGGAGGCGTTTGCGGAGGCATTGCCCGTTATTACGACCTCGATCCATTGCTGGTCCGTATCATCACTCTCGTCCTGGGCGTTTTCACCGGTCTGGCGATCCTTCCCTATATCATCCTGTGGATCGTCGCCCCGATGGAACCCCGGCAAATTACCGAAGGCACAGATTTGAAAGACCAATAA
- a CDS encoding PadR family transcriptional regulator, giving the protein MAVNVDNIKAQMRKGILEYCILSIISRGDSYASAIISELKAAEMIVVEGTLYPILTRQKNQGLLSYRWEESPQGPPRKYYTITDLGREYLAALDVAWQEFVTQIGMIRNGSVNR; this is encoded by the coding sequence ATGGCTGTTAATGTAGATAACATAAAAGCTCAGATGCGCAAGGGAATCCTCGAGTATTGCATTCTCTCGATTATTTCCCGCGGCGACTCGTACGCGTCGGCCATCATCAGCGAGCTGAAAGCCGCAGAGATGATCGTAGTGGAGGGAACGCTCTACCCGATCCTGACGCGCCAGAAAAACCAAGGTTTGCTCTCTTACCGCTGGGAAGAGTCTCCTCAGGGCCCCCCCCGCAAGTACTACACCATCACCGACCTGGGCCGGGAGTACCTCGCTGCACTCGACGTGGCATGGCAGGAATTCGTCACGCAAATCGGAATGATCCGCAACGGATCGGTAAACCGCTAA
- a CDS encoding PspC domain-containing protein encodes MKETTNVSIAGIAFRLDNEGYLQLKNYLTRIELGYKNNPDGAEILADIEARVCELILNQQSADQLVPADRIRDIIEQLGMPDDFPATDNTETDGTGTSIDRNAVLPNEENGSGHSPLPRRLYRNPEGAKLGGVCSGLGTYFNVEPVFIRLAFLAPIPLIPLSAIITHDGAPSAFFAILFSAFFLLYFLLWFSIPMARTPRQKLEMRGERITASSIQKGLQNDFRQIQPSRKSERSASIWADLVYILGRIMLFFVKFITVVVACGLLIGALAALFMTIVMMKGAAGSPEVLQIMGIHIHACDFSGTGFLLVMLSAILPMLGISYLLMGLVLQLPKLKKVLSALFGIWLIIAIFAVVIVARGQYMPGDSNDSQPQIPISQHDTIRVETIRIGDSTVTDTVRIEYFTEP; translated from the coding sequence ATGAAAGAGACCACCAACGTCAGCATTGCCGGAATCGCTTTCCGGCTCGATAACGAGGGATACCTGCAACTCAAGAACTACCTCACGCGGATCGAACTGGGTTACAAAAACAATCCCGACGGAGCGGAAATCCTCGCCGATATCGAGGCCCGCGTCTGCGAACTGATCCTCAACCAGCAATCGGCCGACCAACTCGTGCCGGCGGACCGCATCCGCGACATCATCGAGCAACTCGGGATGCCGGACGACTTCCCCGCGACGGACAATACGGAAACCGACGGAACGGGAACGTCCATCGACAGAAACGCCGTTCTTCCGAACGAAGAAAACGGGTCCGGGCATTCCCCGCTGCCTCGCCGTCTGTACCGCAACCCGGAAGGTGCAAAACTGGGAGGGGTATGCAGCGGGTTGGGCACCTATTTCAATGTCGAACCGGTTTTTATCCGGCTCGCTTTTCTCGCCCCGATTCCGCTGATCCCGCTATCGGCCATCATCACGCACGACGGGGCACCCTCCGCTTTCTTCGCGATTCTCTTCTCTGCTTTTTTCCTGCTCTATTTCCTGCTGTGGTTCTCCATCCCGATGGCACGAACCCCGCGCCAAAAGCTCGAAATGCGGGGTGAACGGATCACCGCATCTTCGATCCAGAAAGGCTTGCAAAACGATTTTCGCCAGATCCAGCCTTCACGCAAAAGCGAACGAAGCGCCTCGATCTGGGCAGACCTGGTTTATATTCTGGGACGGATCATGCTTTTCTTCGTCAAGTTCATCACAGTAGTAGTTGCGTGCGGTTTGCTGATCGGCGCCCTGGCAGCACTTTTCATGACAATCGTCATGATGAAAGGCGCGGCCGGTTCACCCGAAGTATTGCAAATCATGGGCATACATATTCATGCCTGCGATTTCTCAGGTACGGGCTTCCTGCTGGTCATGCTCTCCGCAATCCTGCCGATGCTGGGAATCAGCTACCTACTGATGGGGCTTGTACTGCAACTGCCCAAACTGAAAAAAGTGCTTTCGGCCCTGTTCGGTATCTGGCTGATCATCGCGATCTTCGCGGTCGTGATCGTGGCCAGGGGGCAGTATATGCCCGGTGACAGCAATGATAGCCAACCGCAGATTCCCATTTCACAGCATGACACGATACGGGTGGAAACGATCCGCATCGGCGATTCGACCGTTACCGATACGGTCCGTATCGAATATTTTACCGAACCCTAA
- a CDS encoding LiaF transmembrane domain-containing protein — protein sequence MEIINNNYNPAGGPTSSNGRPSGPDNQARNLFFGTLLVAAGFLWLLRDFHVVPYWLFNTIFSWQMLLAVTGAYLLTIRRWIVGWIMLAAGLCLVILDLTGIHVSFAKIIFPLVLISAGAAIILSINKQQ from the coding sequence ATGGAAATCATCAATAACAACTACAATCCGGCCGGTGGTCCGACTTCATCCAACGGTCGTCCGTCCGGGCCGGACAACCAGGCCCGCAACCTCTTTTTCGGAACCCTGTTGGTCGCTGCCGGTTTCCTCTGGCTGCTGCGAGATTTTCATGTGGTTCCCTACTGGCTGTTCAATACGATCTTTTCGTGGCAAATGTTACTGGCCGTCACCGGCGCCTACCTGCTCACCATCCGGCGCTGGATCGTGGGATGGATCATGCTGGCCGCAGGCCTCTGCCTGGTCATCCTCGACCTGACGGGGATCCATGTCTCATTTGCAAAAATCATTTTTCCGTTGGTCCTCATTTCCGCCGGAGCAGCTATCATATTAAGTATCAATAAGCAGCAATAA
- the pfkA gene encoding 6-phosphofructokinase, whose protein sequence is MAEIKCIGILTSGGDAPGMNAAIRAVTRTAIYNGFEVKGIMRGYKGLITNEIIPFKTQNVSNIIQQGGTILKTARCMEFMTPEGRKLAYENMTAQGIDALVVIGGDGSLSGARIFASEYNFPIVGMPGTIDNDLFGTDTTIGYDTALNTIMEAVDKIRDTASSHERLFFIEVMGREAGFLALNGAIASGAEAAIIPEIATEVDQLSELIGNGFRKSKNSSIVLVAESELTGGATGLAERVKNEFPQYDVRVTILGHIQRGGSPSASDRILASRMGEASINALLEGQRNVMIGIQNDELVYIPFSKAIKNQKPINRDLLNTIKILSI, encoded by the coding sequence ATGGCTGAGATCAAGTGTATCGGCATTCTGACATCCGGCGGCGATGCGCCGGGCATGAACGCGGCAATCCGTGCGGTCACGCGTACCGCCATTTATAACGGCTTTGAGGTCAAAGGGATCATGAGGGGTTACAAAGGATTGATCACCAATGAGATCATCCCGTTCAAAACCCAGAACGTAAGCAATATCATCCAGCAGGGGGGTACAATCCTCAAGACGGCCCGCTGCATGGAGTTCATGACACCCGAAGGCCGCAAACTCGCCTATGAGAACATGACCGCCCAGGGCATCGACGCACTGGTGGTGATCGGCGGCGACGGTTCGCTCAGCGGAGCGCGCATTTTCGCGTCGGAATACAATTTCCCGATCGTCGGAATGCCCGGAACCATCGATAACGACCTGTTCGGTACCGATACGACGATCGGATACGATACGGCGCTGAATACCATTATGGAAGCCGTGGATAAGATCCGCGACACGGCCTCTTCCCACGAACGGCTTTTCTTTATCGAAGTGATGGGACGTGAGGCGGGTTTCCTCGCCCTCAACGGTGCGATTGCCTCGGGGGCCGAAGCGGCTATCATCCCGGAAATCGCTACCGAGGTCGACCAACTGAGCGAACTGATCGGCAACGGTTTCCGCAAATCGAAAAACAGCAGTATCGTGCTGGTGGCGGAGAGCGAACTGACCGGCGGAGCGACCGGACTGGCCGAACGTGTCAAGAATGAGTTCCCGCAATACGACGTGCGTGTGACGATCCTCGGCCACATCCAGCGCGGCGGTTCGCCCTCCGCGAGCGACCGCATCCTGGCCAGCCGCATGGGCGAAGCTTCGATCAACGCCCTGCTCGAAGGACAGCGCAACGTAATGATCGGTATCCAAAACGACGAACTGGTCTACATTCCCTTCAGCAAGGCGATCAAAAACCAAAAACCGATCAACCGGGATCTGCTCAATACGATTAAAATACTATCGATCTGA
- a CDS encoding porin family protein: protein MKKGLLAIFAMLCVTATASAQGWGFGPKVGATFANVNGLEGTKMKAGVVAGMFAERDINNWFSIQAELLWSQQGYHQKMAGEAFDTRLSYVYLPVVTKYYLIGGMNVQLGAQFGYLVTSKATGSPSLKPVINKYNVDALVGLGYDFNCGLMIEGRYNIGLTNLQRTNDPLDLRNATMEVMVGWKF, encoded by the coding sequence ATGAAAAAAGGTTTACTTGCAATTTTTGCAATGCTGTGTGTAACGGCCACCGCCTCGGCCCAGGGTTGGGGATTCGGTCCTAAAGTAGGTGCCACTTTCGCGAACGTGAACGGTCTCGAGGGGACGAAAATGAAAGCTGGCGTCGTTGCCGGTATGTTTGCCGAGCGCGACATCAACAACTGGTTCAGCATACAAGCCGAACTGTTATGGAGCCAGCAGGGGTACCATCAAAAAATGGCGGGCGAAGCGTTCGATACTCGACTCAGCTATGTGTACCTGCCCGTCGTGACCAAATACTACCTGATCGGCGGCATGAACGTACAGCTGGGTGCACAGTTCGGTTATCTGGTGACCTCGAAAGCAACCGGAAGTCCGAGCCTGAAGCCGGTTATCAACAAATACAACGTAGACGCGCTGGTGGGCTTGGGTTACGACTTCAACTGCGGGCTGATGATCGAAGGCCGCTACAACATCGGGCTGACGAACCTTCAGCGCACAAATGATCCGCTGGACCTGCGCAACGCCACGATGGAAGTGATGGTCGGCTGGAAATTCTAA
- a CDS encoding helix-turn-helix transcriptional regulator yields the protein MFRLYSALLFRIFAVAFSAVAAGVCIPAAAQPAADTLYTLDGAYALAGKNGALARQILDSLERQHPSKGHAAIPRYKIVAARAFVASRDLNPRRALLYLHSIADTDELRNDPETDLFITALMCNEYQVLNRHDEMLRSMLLYLDKARKYKNRLREAVALLYLGDTYSRDGAHEKGLQHLRAAQEILRTQTGNKKVTDYLLWSRELEAEACFRAGDYSGAIRITRDLIAWYGRLTRQQRAGTEVEEDRNLNFRQAQNHISLARLYALNGETAQAAGAYAEAQRLLANTDKVLSPQMHELALDYLKAAGRYPEALRRAWQYLDEARVGDTVNLFNLAAKRQLSDIYRHLGDYPHAWNMEHQAAVLADSLYARANYETALELRTVYETTEQQAQILRQQVTISRIRTVAGILLIGIVALGIILWLLWWNGRRVKRKNRQLFEQVAQLGEVRKELHRIRRALQEQEPHRPEDGDNQLYAALDRLMREQERFRDPNLTREQVAAELGTNKLYLSRAISEHCSMTFLEYTNHLRLECAKAMLLCDHTTKIEAIAACSGFNSVRTFYRLFQKYYRLTPSEFRRVASSYKTHPC from the coding sequence ATGTTCCGCCTATATTCCGCTCTCCTCTTCCGTATCTTCGCGGTCGCCTTTTCGGCCGTTGCGGCGGGTGTTTGCATTCCGGCTGCGGCACAGCCGGCAGCCGATACGCTTTATACGCTCGATGGGGCGTATGCGCTCGCCGGGAAAAACGGCGCGTTGGCCCGGCAGATACTCGATTCGCTGGAAAGACAACATCCTTCGAAGGGACATGCCGCGATTCCGCGATACAAAATCGTGGCGGCGAGGGCTTTTGTCGCGTCGCGTGACCTGAATCCCCGCCGGGCACTGCTTTACCTGCATTCGATCGCCGACACCGACGAGCTTCGGAATGATCCGGAAACCGATCTTTTCATTACGGCATTGATGTGCAACGAGTACCAGGTGCTGAACCGGCACGACGAGATGCTTCGCAGCATGTTGCTCTACCTGGATAAGGCCCGCAAGTACAAAAACCGGCTACGCGAAGCGGTCGCTCTGTTATACCTGGGGGATACGTACAGTCGGGACGGAGCACATGAAAAAGGATTGCAGCATCTTCGTGCTGCACAGGAAATTTTACGGACTCAAACCGGGAACAAGAAGGTGACCGATTATTTGTTGTGGAGCCGCGAATTGGAAGCCGAGGCCTGTTTCCGGGCCGGAGATTATTCCGGGGCGATCCGCATCACCCGGGACCTGATCGCATGGTACGGTCGCCTCACCCGCCAGCAGCGTGCCGGAACAGAGGTAGAAGAGGATCGGAATTTGAATTTCCGGCAGGCCCAAAACCATATTTCACTCGCACGGCTCTACGCGTTGAACGGCGAAACGGCCCAAGCCGCCGGCGCATATGCCGAGGCGCAGCGGTTGCTGGCGAATACGGACAAAGTGCTGAGTCCGCAAATGCACGAACTGGCTCTCGATTACCTCAAGGCGGCGGGACGTTACCCCGAGGCACTCCGGCGTGCGTGGCAATACCTCGACGAGGCGCGTGTCGGCGATACGGTCAACCTGTTCAACCTTGCGGCCAAACGGCAATTGAGCGATATTTACCGTCATCTGGGCGATTACCCGCATGCATGGAATATGGAACATCAGGCCGCAGTGCTTGCCGACAGCCTTTATGCACGGGCAAACTACGAGACCGCCCTCGAATTGCGGACCGTATACGAAACGACCGAACAGCAGGCGCAGATATTGCGGCAGCAGGTTACGATCTCCCGCATCCGGACGGTTGCAGGGATATTATTAATCGGAATTGTTGCACTCGGTATTATCCTCTGGTTGCTGTGGTGGAACGGTCGCCGGGTCAAGCGGAAAAACCGACAGCTGTTCGAGCAGGTTGCCCAGTTGGGTGAAGTCCGGAAAGAGTTGCACCGTATCCGCCGGGCACTACAGGAACAGGAACCACATCGGCCGGAGGATGGTGATAACCAGTTGTATGCCGCTCTAGATCGGCTGATGCGGGAGCAGGAGCGCTTTAGGGACCCGAACCTGACGCGTGAACAGGTTGCCGCCGAACTGGGCACCAATAAACTTTACCTTTCGAGAGCGATTTCCGAGCATTGTTCGATGACCTTCCTCGAGTATACGAACCATCTGCGGCTCGAGTGTGCGAAAGCGATGCTGCTGTGCGACCACACGACGAAAATCGAGGCGATCGCGGCCTGCTCCGGATTCAATTCTGTGAGGACTTTTTACCGTCTGTTTCAGAAGTATTACCGCCTGACACCGTCCGAATTCCGGAGAGTCGCGTCGTCGTACAAAACCCATCCCTGCTGA
- a CDS encoding clostripain-related cysteine peptidase, which produces MTNYCNRRIREVLCGAAAVLLCAGAFSCGKENDESQGGDAPHEGRARTVLVYMIGDVNLWQEQWTNLNRLEAGWNDDIDGNLLVYLDPSPHTTQFPNPVLLEIVPDQTDAIVSRVVKSYPEQNATDKAVMRGVLEDAIRMYPAPSQGLVIASHGSGWWPAFADELVPTDDEHDTPQTRAIAGGDRYGTDVEVNDLAELLPIKYDFILMHACLMGNVETAYALKDKCGMYVASSATLPGASLPFQYITEAMFAQPAADFYHLIQTSCAFYNTLPEDEADLLTLSAVRTDRLDGLATATRALMEKVTADPELFYDKLKDRAYTYEDSPYQDLRQVLALESEGVPELQSDYEAFCKALADAVVLTGDVYQTLPPDMRLHPDDFCGLTCYTPQSDVKMSELNAYFKKTYRWADASGFGLLVGYQGTPETTPAP; this is translated from the coding sequence ATGACAAATTATTGTAATCGTAGAATCCGGGAAGTACTGTGCGGCGCTGCAGCAGTGCTGCTTTGCGCCGGTGCATTTTCGTGCGGCAAAGAAAACGACGAATCCCAGGGAGGCGACGCGCCGCACGAAGGGCGCGCCCGCACCGTGCTGGTCTACATGATCGGCGACGTGAACCTGTGGCAGGAGCAATGGACGAACCTGAACCGGCTCGAGGCCGGATGGAACGACGATATCGACGGCAACCTGCTCGTTTACCTCGACCCTTCGCCCCATACGACACAGTTCCCGAATCCTGTGCTGCTTGAAATCGTCCCGGATCAAACCGATGCGATCGTAAGCCGTGTGGTCAAAAGTTATCCGGAGCAGAACGCGACCGACAAAGCGGTGATGCGCGGCGTACTCGAAGACGCGATCCGGATGTATCCGGCCCCGTCGCAGGGGCTCGTGATCGCATCGCACGGTTCGGGTTGGTGGCCCGCTTTCGCCGACGAGTTGGTGCCCACGGATGACGAACATGATACCCCCCAAACACGCGCAATCGCCGGGGGCGACAGGTACGGAACCGATGTGGAAGTGAACGACCTGGCCGAATTGCTGCCGATCAAGTACGACTTTATCCTGATGCACGCCTGCCTGATGGGCAATGTCGAAACCGCCTATGCGCTGAAAGACAAATGCGGAATGTACGTGGCTTCATCGGCCACATTGCCCGGTGCCAGCCTGCCGTTCCAATACATCACGGAAGCTATGTTCGCACAGCCTGCCGCCGATTTTTATCACCTGATCCAGACCAGTTGCGCTTTTTACAACACGCTGCCTGAAGACGAGGCCGACCTGCTGACTCTGTCGGCGGTACGTACCGACCGGCTCGACGGATTGGCAACGGCGACGCGCGCGTTGATGGAAAAAGTAACGGCGGATCCTGAACTGTTTTATGACAAGCTGAAAGACCGGGCCTATACATATGAAGATTCGCCCTATCAGGATCTACGGCAGGTACTTGCGCTGGAAAGCGAAGGAGTCCCGGAACTGCAATCCGACTACGAGGCTTTCTGCAAGGCACTGGCCGATGCCGTAGTGCTAACAGGTGATGTGTACCAGACATTGCCCCCCGACATGCGGCTCCATCCGGATGATTTTTGCGGGCTGACCTGTTACACCCCGCAGTCGGATGTCAAAATGTCAGAATTGAACGCGTATTTCAAAAAGACCTACCGCTGGGCGGATGCCTCCGGATTCGGTCTGCTGGTCGGCTATCAGGGTACTCCTGAAACAACACCTGCGCCATAA
- the prmC gene encoding peptide chain release factor N(5)-glutamine methyltransferase, translating into MPTRRELWDTLHAAAASLYDGHEARAATALLCDELFKMRFTDVVVEPDAACPESTEIRMREIIRDIEEGRPIQYIIGRIEFYGRPFTVREGVLIPRPETEELVAWIIAEHTGPNPTKRYPAGRNLTKPHRTAHVLRESSGPAPLRLLDIGTGSGCIAVSLAAELRHSEVTALDVSAEALAIAAENATFNHTAVAFLLHDILGPDLPPEFAPGTFDVVVSNPPYVTDGERNLMRPNVLNHEPALALFVPDNDPLKFYRAIAKHGQTLLRPGGALYFEINEQFGSEMLQMLHTEGYTGAELRRDIFDKERMVRAWRN; encoded by the coding sequence ATGCCGACACGCCGCGAACTCTGGGATACGCTCCACGCCGCCGCAGCCTCCCTGTACGATGGACACGAGGCGCGTGCCGCCACGGCCCTGCTCTGTGACGAACTGTTCAAAATGCGGTTCACCGATGTCGTGGTCGAGCCGGATGCTGCGTGCCCGGAAAGCACGGAAATACGCATGCGAGAAATAATCAGGGACATAGAGGAAGGACGCCCCATACAGTACATCATCGGCCGTATCGAATTTTACGGCAGGCCCTTCACCGTCCGTGAAGGAGTCCTGATTCCCCGCCCGGAAACGGAAGAGTTGGTCGCATGGATCATTGCTGAGCATACCGGTCCAAACCCGACAAAACGATATCCGGCCGGCCGAAACCTGACAAAACCGCACCGGACGGCCCATGTACTACGCGAATCGTCTGGGCCCGCTCCGCTCCGCCTGCTCGACATCGGTACTGGAAGCGGATGTATCGCCGTATCACTGGCAGCAGAACTGCGGCATTCGGAAGTAACGGCTCTCGACGTCTCGGCCGAAGCGTTGGCAATCGCTGCGGAAAACGCCACGTTCAATCATACGGCGGTCGCTTTTCTACTGCATGACATTTTAGGACCGGATCTCCCGCCGGAATTTGCCCCCGGAACATTCGACGTGGTCGTCAGCAACCCTCCGTATGTCACCGACGGGGAACGGAACCTGATGCGACCCAACGTTCTGAATCACGAGCCGGCGCTCGCCCTGTTCGTTCCCGACAACGATCCGCTAAAATTTTACCGCGCGATCGCAAAACACGGACAGACACTGTTGCGTCCCGGCGGAGCGCTCTATTTCGAAATCAACGAACAATTCGGTTCCGAAATGCTGCAAATGTTGCACACAGAAGGCTACACCGGAGCTGAATTGCGCCGGGACATATTCGATAAGGAAAGGATGGTGCGTGCATGGCGAAATTGA